The Pyxidicoccus sp. MSG2 DNA segment CGAGGGCGTGGCGGCCGCCGAGGTGCTCAAGGTCGGCACCTCCTCGCGCTCTGGCGCGGCCGAAGGCAAGGCCGGACTCATGTCCGTCATCTGGGGCAGCATTGCCTCGGCCCTGTTCGCGGCGGCCGCCGCCGCCAAATTGATGGCAGGTGAGGTGGCCGGGTATTTCAGGGCGGGCAGCGGTGCCACCGGCATCGGTGCCGCCAGCTCGCTGGCGCTCATCGGCGCGGGACACCTGATGGGCATCACGGTCGGCATCGCGATGCTGGCCGGCCTGGTGATTGCGTGGGGCATCCTGGTTCCGGTCCTCACGTCCATGACCCCGATGCCGGGCGCCACGGCGGCGGAGCACGCGCTGCGCGTCTGGGGCACCCAGGTGCGCATGCTCGGCGCCGGCGCCATCGGCGCGGCGGCCATCGTGACGCTGGCGGGTCTGGCGAAGCCGGTCATCGGGGGCCTGCGGTCCGCGCTGGAGGCGGCGCGGCGTGCCGGGACGCAGGGCCAGGCGCTCGAGCGCACGGAGCAGGACCTGCCCATCCGCACGGTGGGGTTGGTGACGCTGGTCTCCCTGGTGCCGGCCGGCTGGCTCCTGGCGAACTTCCTCCAGGGCACCGTCCTGGAGAGCCTGAGCGTGCCGCTGGTCGCCGTGGGCATCGGCTATGTCCTGCTCGCGGGCATCTGTGCCGCCGCCGTCTGCGGCTACATGGCCGGCCTCATCGGCTCGTCGAACTCGCCTGTCTCGGGCATTGCCATCCTCACCATCCTCGGCGCCGCGCTCAGCGTCGGTGTCGTCGGGCGGCAGGTCACCGGGCCCGACGTGGCCCCCGCGCTGGTGGCGTTCGCGCTGTTCGTCACCACGGTGGTGCTGGCCGTGGCGGTCATCGGCAATGACAACCTTCAGGACCTGAAGACCGGCCAGCTGGTGGACGCGACGCCCTGGAAGCAGCAGGTGGCCCTGCTCATCGGCGTGGTCGCGGGCTCGGCCGTGGTCCCTCCCGTGCTGGCCTTGCTGAACCGGGCCTACGGCTTCGCGGGCGCGCCCAACGCCAATGCCATCTCCGCGCAGCCGCTGGCGGCGCCGCAGGCGACCCTGATTTCAACCCTGGCCAAGGGCGTGATTGGCGGCGACCTGCGGTGGGACCTCGTGCTGTGGGGCGCCGCGCTCGGACTGACGCTGGTCGTCATCAACTTCGTGGTGAAGAAGGTCAGCAAGGACCGCTACAGCCTGCCGCCGCTGGGCGTGGGCCTCGCCATCTACCTGCCCAGCGCCGTCACGGCGCCGGTGGTCGTGGGCGCGCTGGCGGGCTGGGCCTTCGAGCGCGCGGCGAGCAAGCAGCTCTGGGGCGAGCCCGCCAAGCGCCTGGGCGTGCTCATCATGTCCGGCTTCATCGTGGGCGAGAGCCTGTTCAACGTCGCGCTGGCCGGGTTGATCGTCTCGACGGGCAGGGGCGAGCCGCTGGCCATCCCGAACGAGATGGGTGAGGTGACGACCATGGTCATCGCCCTGGTGCTCGGCATCATCGCGGTGGGCGGGCTGTACCGCTGGGCGGCGCGGACGGCGCTCCGCATCTCGACCTGAGCGCGGGCCCTGGGCTCATGAGCGGGAGCGCGTGGGGCGAGCTGGAGCACGCGCTGGTGACGTCCTGGAACGTGGACACGCTCGCGGTCTACGCGGACCACCTCCAGCAACGCGGGGACCCCCGGGGCGCGCTGATTGCCCTCGACCTGAGCCCCGCGCCCGAAGACACGGCCTGGAGGACGGAGCGCCAGTCGCTCCTCGTGGCCTGGC contains these protein-coding regions:
- a CDS encoding OPT family oligopeptide transporter, yielding MNTATTSQPKEITLRGVTLGVLITLVFTAAQVYLGLKVGLTFATSIPAAVISMALLSAFKNATIQENNIVQTLASAAGTLASVIFVLPGLLMTGWWTDVPFWPTFGACAIGGVLGVMYTVPLRRALVSGSDLPYPEGVAAAEVLKVGTSSRSGAAEGKAGLMSVIWGSIASALFAAAAAAKLMAGEVAGYFRAGSGATGIGAASSLALIGAGHLMGITVGIAMLAGLVIAWGILVPVLTSMTPMPGATAAEHALRVWGTQVRMLGAGAIGAAAIVTLAGLAKPVIGGLRSALEAARRAGTQGQALERTEQDLPIRTVGLVTLVSLVPAGWLLANFLQGTVLESLSVPLVAVGIGYVLLAGICAAAVCGYMAGLIGSSNSPVSGIAILTILGAALSVGVVGRQVTGPDVAPALVAFALFVTTVVLAVAVIGNDNLQDLKTGQLVDATPWKQQVALLIGVVAGSAVVPPVLALLNRAYGFAGAPNANAISAQPLAAPQATLISTLAKGVIGGDLRWDLVLWGAALGLTLVVINFVVKKVSKDRYSLPPLGVGLAIYLPSAVTAPVVVGALAGWAFERAASKQLWGEPAKRLGVLIMSGFIVGESLFNVALAGLIVSTGRGEPLAIPNEMGEVTTMVIALVLGIIAVGGLYRWAARTALRIST